From Paenibacillus physcomitrellae, the proteins below share one genomic window:
- a CDS encoding oxalate decarboxylase family bicupin — MELNLYDKSKQPVPIPQPIRGKEGTEDKGPRNVMLDLQNPDLLVPPDTDNGLVPNMRFSFSNAHMQLNEGGWSREVTQRELPIATTLAGVNMALTPGGVRELHWHQQAEWSYMLLGNARITAVDQDGRNFIADVKQGDLWYFPPGIPHSIQGLEEGCEFLLVFDDGAFSDLNTLSLSDWVAHTPKDVLSANFGVPLSDFSSIPDEQVYIYQAPVPGSLESQAVSSPYGSVPLSFKHELLAQEPLITPGGSVRIVDSTNFPISKTVAAALVEIKPGAMREMHWHPNKDEWQYYLSGSGRMTVFAGSGAARTFDVRAGDVGYVPFAYGHYIQNTGDTTLWFLEMFKSDRFQDVSLNQWLALTPKELVGTNLNVQPAFMSKLRKEKWPVVKYPGFSYYPKRPLNKSDSRRKS; from the coding sequence ATGGAGTTGAATTTGTACGATAAGTCAAAGCAGCCGGTGCCGATTCCCCAGCCGATCAGAGGAAAGGAAGGCACAGAGGATAAAGGGCCGCGAAACGTAATGCTGGATCTTCAAAATCCAGACCTGCTGGTGCCACCCGATACGGACAACGGTCTTGTACCCAACATGCGTTTCTCTTTCTCGAATGCACACATGCAGCTTAATGAAGGGGGCTGGTCCCGCGAGGTCACGCAGCGCGAGCTGCCGATTGCCACCACCCTTGCCGGCGTTAACATGGCATTGACGCCAGGCGGCGTCCGCGAGCTGCACTGGCATCAGCAGGCCGAGTGGTCTTACATGCTGCTGGGCAATGCCCGAATCACGGCCGTTGACCAGGACGGGCGCAATTTTATCGCCGATGTAAAACAGGGGGACCTTTGGTATTTTCCGCCGGGTATTCCCCATTCGATTCAAGGGCTTGAGGAAGGCTGCGAATTTTTGCTTGTCTTCGACGACGGTGCTTTTTCGGATTTAAATACGTTGTCCCTGTCCGATTGGGTTGCCCATACGCCCAAAGACGTTTTATCCGCCAACTTTGGCGTACCCCTCTCCGATTTCAGCAGCATTCCGGACGAACAGGTGTATATCTACCAGGCCCCGGTTCCGGGCAGCCTGGAGAGCCAAGCCGTCTCCTCCCCTTACGGATCGGTCCCGCTGTCATTCAAACACGAGCTGCTGGCCCAGGAACCGCTGATTACGCCTGGAGGGTCGGTGCGCATTGTGGATTCAACCAATTTTCCGATCTCAAAAACCGTGGCGGCCGCGCTCGTGGAAATCAAACCCGGCGCCATGCGCGAAATGCACTGGCATCCCAACAAGGACGAATGGCAGTATTACTTGTCCGGCAGCGGGCGCATGACGGTGTTTGCCGGCAGCGGAGCCGCCCGAACGTTCGATGTCAGGGCCGGCGACGTAGGTTATGTCCCGTTTGCCTACGGACACTACATTCAGAACACGGGCGATACGACGCTCTGGTTTCTTGAAATGTTCAAAAGTGACCGGTTTCAGGATGTTTCGCTTAATCAATGGCTGGCCCTTACGCCCAAGGAGCTTGTGGGAACCAATCTGAACGTGCAGCCTGCCTTCATGTCCAAACTGCGGAAAGAAAAGTGGCCTGTCGTAAAATATCCGGGTTTCTCTTATTATCCGAAACGGCCGCTCAATAAAAGCGATTCAAGGAGGAAATCATAA
- a CDS encoding YgaP-like transmembrane domain, whose protein sequence is MRVSLIIRNGRSIKAIQGGNHNKNVGGADRVIRILLGIALLALFVVLPGYWKLFGLTAVLKKSKPP, encoded by the coding sequence ATCCGGGTTTCTCTTATTATCCGAAACGGCCGCTCAATAAAAGCGATTCAAGGAGGAAATCATAATAAAAACGTTGGCGGAGCGGATCGCGTAATCCGTATTCTTCTTGGCATAGCTCTCTTGGCTCTCTTTGTTGTCCTTCCAGGTTACTGGAAACTGTTTGGCCTGACGGCCGTACTCAAAAAAAGCAAGCCCCCTTGA
- the trxB gene encoding thioredoxin-disulfide reductase: MHKAIVIGTGPAGLTAAIYLARANLQPLVIEGDQPGGQLTTTTEVENFPGFPEGILGPDLMDNMRKQAEKFGAAFQTGWVKEIDLQNRPFTLRLENGETLTTEALIVSTGASANLLHIPNEMENIGRGVSTCATCDGFFFRGKKIIVVGGGDSAMEEAHFLTRFASEVRVVHRREELKASRIMQDRARSNEKIEWSLNRTPIEVVEGEHGVTGLKVLNNETGETEVIDTQGIFVAIGHRPNTAFLQGQLETDANGYLVVKPGTSETSIPGVFACGDVKDPVYRQAITSAGSGAMAALDLERFLDEHPVAEPSVQEVV, encoded by the coding sequence ATGCACAAAGCAATCGTAATCGGTACAGGTCCAGCGGGGTTAACTGCAGCTATCTATCTGGCAAGAGCTAATCTGCAGCCATTGGTCATTGAAGGCGATCAGCCGGGCGGCCAGCTGACTACCACAACGGAAGTAGAAAATTTCCCCGGTTTCCCGGAGGGCATTCTCGGTCCGGATCTGATGGACAATATGAGAAAGCAGGCCGAGAAATTCGGCGCGGCTTTCCAAACCGGCTGGGTCAAGGAGATCGATCTGCAAAACCGGCCATTCACGCTGCGGCTGGAGAACGGTGAGACTTTGACGACGGAAGCCCTGATTGTTTCCACAGGGGCATCGGCTAATTTGCTGCATATCCCGAATGAGATGGAGAACATCGGCAGAGGCGTCAGCACCTGCGCGACTTGCGACGGATTTTTCTTCCGCGGCAAAAAAATCATCGTGGTCGGCGGCGGAGATTCCGCCATGGAAGAGGCTCATTTCCTGACCCGCTTCGCCAGCGAAGTGCGTGTCGTGCACCGCAGAGAGGAATTGAAGGCCTCCCGCATCATGCAGGACCGTGCCCGCAGTAATGAAAAAATCGAATGGAGCCTGAACCGTACGCCGATTGAAGTAGTGGAAGGGGAACACGGCGTAACGGGCCTTAAAGTTCTCAACAATGAAACTGGCGAAACCGAAGTCATCGACACACAGGGTATCTTTGTAGCGATTGGACATCGTCCGAACACGGCGTTTTTGCAAGGCCAGCTGGAAACGGATGCTAACGGCTACCTGGTCGTTAAACCGGGGACTTCCGAAACGAGCATTCCGGGCGTATTTGCCTGCGGCGACGTTAAGGACCCTGTTTACCGTCAAGCGATTACGTCGGCGGGCAGCGGCGCCATGGCGGCACTGGACCTGGAAAGATTCTTGGATGAACACCCTGTAGCAGAGCCGTCTGTGCAGGAGGTGGTCTAA
- a CDS encoding YjgB family protein, with the protein MKPIKLAAGAFFISTVFALSACSSNASNEAQTASPSPSGTETASEAPSGAGQEASATPPAATNGGTEPSAPAEQTSSAEEQIKQLLELAKKGEAPGIPFAAHNSLIDDVTKAWGEADKVDMAGSGFYATYAKKDAVFGYNKGSQLFDVRSSSPDLQKLTLEEIESALGKPVSTKKNGDDSIYIYTANDQFQLKFIIPASTGKVDHISVFSPQDAVNNMAG; encoded by the coding sequence ATGAAACCAATCAAATTAGCCGCAGGAGCCTTTTTCATTTCTACCGTGTTTGCCTTATCGGCATGCAGTTCCAATGCTTCCAATGAAGCTCAAACGGCAAGCCCGTCCCCGTCTGGTACGGAAACTGCCTCCGAAGCCCCTTCGGGCGCCGGTCAGGAGGCATCCGCAACCCCGCCGGCAGCCACCAATGGAGGCACCGAGCCTTCGGCCCCGGCAGAACAGACTTCCTCGGCCGAAGAGCAGATCAAGCAGCTGCTGGAGCTGGCGAAGAAAGGGGAAGCGCCCGGCATTCCGTTTGCCGCCCACAACTCCTTGATTGATGATGTGACCAAAGCATGGGGAGAAGCCGATAAGGTGGATATGGCAGGCAGCGGCTTTTATGCGACCTACGCGAAGAAAGACGCAGTGTTTGGATATAACAAAGGAAGCCAGCTTTTTGATGTCCGGTCCAGCAGCCCGGATTTGCAGAAGCTGACGCTCGAAGAGATCGAGTCGGCACTCGGCAAGCCGGTCTCCACCAAGAAGAACGGGGACGACAGCATTTATATTTACACCGCCAATGATCAATTTCAATTAAAATTCATCATTCCTGCTTCGACCGGGAAGGTGGATCATATTTCGGTATTTTCACCGCAGGATGCCGTTAACAATATGGCGGGATAA